In Chroicocephalus ridibundus chromosome 4, bChrRid1.1, whole genome shotgun sequence, one genomic interval encodes:
- the CDKN1C gene encoding cyclin-dependent kinase inhibitor 1C yields MSNVHLSGAAALERLSARRALAGHGRSPVCRSLFGPVDHEELGRELRNRLREMGEDDQRRWDYNFHTDTPLPGPGRLRWEEVEGAAVPAFYRETLQVGRHRVPLRRAPPSPPPPPPAAGKGPGGRLSRENRAAPRRRGMRLRRRGPTARITDFFARRKRPAEPKAAAERPAGCPPPPAAVPAEQTPRKRLR; encoded by the exons ATGTCTAACGTGCACCTCTCCGGCGCCGCCGCCCTGGAGCGCCTCTCCGCCCGGCGAGCCCTGGCCGGGCACGGCCGCAGCCCCGTCTGCAGGAGCCTCTTCGGGCCGGTGGACCACGAGGAGCTGGGCCGGGAGCTGCGGAACCGCCTGCGGGAGATGGGAGAGGACGACCAGCGCCGCTGGGACTACAACTTCCACACCGACACGCCGCTGCCGGGGCCCGGCCGCCTGCgctgggaggaggtggagggcgCCGCCGTCCCCGCTTTCTACCGGGAGACGCTACAGGTGGGGCGGCACCGAGTCCCCCTCCGCCGGGCgcccccctcgccgccgccgccgccccccgccgccggcaagGGGCCCGGGGGGCGACTGAGCCGGGAGaaccgcgccgcgccccgccgccgcggcatGCGGCTCCGCCGGAGGGGCCCGACGGCCCGCATCACAG ATTTCTTCGCGAGGAGGAAAAGGCCGGCGGAGCCCAAGGCGGCGGCGGAGCGCCCCGccggctgcccgccgccccccgccgccgtgcCGGCTGAGCAGACCCCCCGCAAGCGGCTCCGGTGA